In the genome of Gemmatimonadota bacterium, the window GCCCGCGCGGGGACGCCGGTGGTCAGACGTGCCCCGGACCGACGGCGCCAGGGCGACGGACGAACAGGAGAAAACTAACCACGCCCGACAGGACGGCGGTGACGAAGGGCACGCTGTCACGCCCCGCGGCGTCCACCAGCAGGGTCATCGCGAGGTGGGCGAGCCAGGCCGCGGCGACGCTCCCGGTGCGGAGCCGGACGGTGCCGAGGAAGGCGGCGGTCCCCCAGCCAGCAGCGCCGCCGGAGAAGGTGGGCGTGTCGCCCAGCACGGCCAGCGCCAGGCGATGAACGCGGTCGCCCCGACGGCCGCGACCTCGCCCCAGTGCGCCGCCAGGGAGCCCGATCAGGTAGCCGCGCAACACGAGCGCGTCCACGAACGTGGAGGCGACGGCGAGCAGGAGCAGGTCCCGCGTCGGCCACGCCCACGCCGCAGTCCCCGGCTCGCCCAGCCCGGTGAATGCCGCCACGCCGAGGGCACGCCCTGCACCACCAGGCCGAGGACCAATCCCATCGCGCCCGCCGAGCGGCGCCCACCCCGTCGGGCGCCATCCCCGTGAGCGCCCACTCGGACTTCTCGCCCACCGCGACGACGATCACCTGGGCGAGCCCGAACGCCACCACGAGGAGGATCAGGTACAGCTGCCGGCCTTCCTCGCCGAGCGGCAATCCGTCCGGGGAAGAGCGGCTTGAGGACGACGCCGAACACGAAGAAGACGACCGCCGCCAGTCCGCGAACGCGACCAGGCGCCCCGTGACCGGAGCGCCTCGTCGATGCGTGCCGCCGCCGTGCTTCGGCACTGGCGCCGGCCTCAGACCTTCTCGACGCTGAGCGCCACGGCGTTGCCGCCGCCAAGGCAGAGCGTCGCGAGTCCGGTGCGCTTGCCCTGCTGTTCGAGCGCGTGGAGCAGCGTGACGAGCACGCGCGCGCCGCTCGCGCCGATCGGGTGGCCGAGCGCCACCGCGCCGCCGTTCACGTTGACGCGCTCCCAGTCCCAGCCGAGGCCGTCGCCGTCGGCGAGCGCCTGCGCCGCGAACGCCTCGTTCGCTTCGATCAGGTCGTAGTCGCCGATCGTCGCGCCCGTCTTCTTCATGAGGTTCTGCACCGCCACGATGGGCGCGAAGAAGAGGTCCTGCGGATCGCCGCCGCCCGACGCGTAGCCCGTGATGCGCGCAAGGATCGGCAGCCCGTGCGCCTTGGCGTAACCCTCAGATGCGACCACGAGCGCAGCGCCGCCGTCGTTGAGCCCCGGCGCGTTGCCGGCGATGACGGTCAGCTCCTCGGGCTTCATGTCCTTCGGGGCGTCCTTCGGGAAGGCGGGCCTGAGCTTGCCGAGCGCCTCGAGCGAGGTGTCGGCGCGCGGCGACTCGTCGGTGTCGACGATCGTCGGGCCCTTCTTCCCGGCGATCTCGACCGGCGCGATCTCGGCCTTGAACCGCCCAGCCGCGATCGCCGCGACGGCCTTCTGGTGCGACTGGAACGCGAACTCGTCCTGCCGCGCGCGCGTGATGCCCGCCTTCTTCGCCGTGTACTCGGCGTGCCCGCCCATGTGGCGGTCGTAGAAGGCGCACCAGAGCCCATCGGTGATCAGGCCGTCGAGCATCGTCTGCGCGCCGAACTTGATGCCGTTGCGCATCCCGCGCACGTAGTGCGGCGCGTTGGACATCGACTCCTGCCCGCCCGCGACGAGGAGCTGCTCGTCGCCCGCGCGGATCGCCTGCGCCGCGAGCATCACCGCCTGCAGGCCCGAGCCGCAGACCTTGTTCACGGTGTACGCCGGCACGATGCCGGGGATGCCCGCCTTGATCGCCGCCTGCCGCGCCGGCGCCTGCCCGACGCCCGCCTGCAGCACGTTGCCCATGATCACCTCGCCGATCTCGGCGGGGTCGATCTTCCCGCGCGCGATCGCGGCGCGGATGGCGACGGCGCCGAGCTCCGGCGCGGTGAGCGGGGCGAGCCCGCCGAGGAAGCGGCCGATCGGCGTGCGAGCGGCGGAGACGATG includes:
- a CDS encoding acetyl-CoA C-acetyltransferase yields the protein MSDRTPVIVSAARTPIGRFLGGLAPLTAPELGAVAIRAAIARGKIDPAEIGEVIMGNVLQAGVGQAPARQAAIKAGIPGIVPAYTVNKVCGSGLQAVMLAAQAIRAGDEQLLVAGGQESMSNAPHYVRGMRNGIKFGAQTMLDGLITDGLWCAFYDRHMGGHAEYTAKKAGITRARQDEFAFQSHQKAVAAIAAGRFKAEIAPVEIAGKKGPTIVDTDESPRADTSLEALGKLRPAFPKDAPKDMKPEELTVIAGNAPGLNDGGAALVVASEGYAKAHGLPILARITGYASGGGDPQDLFFAPIVAVQNLMKKTGATIGDYDLIEANEAFAAQALADGDGLGWDWERVNVNGGAVALGHPIGASGARVLVTLLHALEQQGKRTGLATLCLGGGNAVALSVEKV